Part of the Gallalistipes aquisgranensis genome, TTTTCCTTTTCGGCTTTCTCTTCCGGGGTGAATCGGGTCATGCCCGCTCCGACCAGGATGTTGAACCACGAGATGATTTTCTTCATGTCCGACACGTGTACGCGGTCGCGGTCGTACTCGGGAACCACTTCGGCGAACAGGGCTTTCATCTGGTCGGGAGAGGATTTGTGGCTGATGGTCTCCTTGCCTGCCGTGTGGGCGAACAGCGCGTCGAGCACCTTCGACAGAGGCATATCCTCGTCCTCGGTGAAGATGGCGATCTCGCCCAGGGAACTCACTTTGGACGAGGCGGGTATATTGGTGCGGCGTTCGTCGGCGAGCGACTCCACGATGATTCCGTTCGTGCTCTGGGCGATGAATTTGAAGAGGCCCGGTTGACCCGATATGGCCAGAATATCTTTCAGTTCCATAATCTGATAAATTGTGTGAATGTTAACCGGGGCAAAGATAGTAAAAGATGGGAATCTCCGCGAGAAAATCGGACCGTGCCTTTCTCTTTTTTCGGTCTCCGGCGGTCCGGATTAGGTTTTTTGTTAAAATTTTTATAAAATTGCGGATTAATAAACACGGACAACAGAATATGAAGGTAATGAAGTTTGGCGGAACGAGCGTAGGTTCCGCGGGGGCGATGCTGAAAGTAAAGCAGGTGGTGGAATCCTGCCGGGAGGAAGTGGTCGTGGTGGTTTCTGCCCTGGGCGGCATTACCGATCATCTGCTGAAGACCGCGAGGCTGGCTTCAGCCGCCGATCCCCGTTACAGGGAAGAACTGGAAAAGATCGTCGCGCGGCACCGGGAACTGGTCCGCGACGTGGTGCTGCCGGAGAAGAAGGAGGAGGTCGGTGCCCGGGTCGGCACGATGCTCGACGAGTTGACCAATATTTTCAAAGGGGTCTTTCTGATCCAGGACCTTTCGGTGAAAACGACCGATACCATCGTCAGCTACGGCGAACGTCTCTCTTCGACCATTATCAGCGGTGTGATCGAAGGCGCTGTCCTCTACGATGCGCGGCAGTTCATCAAGACGAGGGACTATTATAACAAGCATACGGTCGATTTCGAAAGCACCGACCGGCTCGTGGCGGAGACATTCGCCCGTCTGCCCCGTATCGCCGTCGTGCCGGGATTCATCGCCTCGGACGCCCATAGCGGCGATGTGACCAATATCGGGCGTGGGGGGTCGGACTATACGGCTTCCATCATCGCCTCCGTGCTCCAGGCCTCGATTCTGGAGATATGGACGGACGTGGACGGTTTCATGACGGCCGATCCCCGGGTGATCGGCAATGCCTACGTGATCGAGCGGCTGACGTTCGTCGAGGCGATGGAGCTCTGCAACTTCGGGGCGAAGGTGATCTATCCGCCCACCATTTTCCCCGTTTACCACAAGAATATCCCGATCATCATCAAGAATACCTTCAATCCCGACTCCCCGGGGACTTTCATCTCGAAAGAGAAAGTACACGATGCCAGCAAAGCGATCAAGGGGATTTCGTCGGTGGACGACACCTGCCTGATTACGATCCGGGGACTGGGCATGGTCGGTGTGATCGGTGTCAATTACCGGATATTCAAGGCGCTTTCGAAGGCCGGTATCAGTGTTTTCTTCGTTTCGCAGGCCGCCTCGGAGAACACCACTTCGATCGGTGTTCGCAACGACGACGCCGATCTGGCTGTGGAGGTGCTGAACGCGGAGTTCCGGCAGGAGATCGTGCAGGGGGAGATCAACAACATCAAACAGGAACGTAACCTGGCCACCGTGGCGAT contains:
- a CDS encoding DUF5606 family protein, whose amino-acid sequence is MELKDILAISGQPGLFKFIAQSTNGIIVESLADERRTNIPASSKVSSLGEIAIFTEDEDMPLSKVLDALFAHTAGKETISHKSSPDQMKALFAEVVPEYDRDRVHVSDMKKIISWFNILVGAGMTRFTPEEKAEKENNAEK